One Elgaria multicarinata webbii isolate HBS135686 ecotype San Diego chromosome 7, rElgMul1.1.pri, whole genome shotgun sequence DNA window includes the following coding sequences:
- the HGH1 gene encoding protein HGH1 homolog yields MDDQQAQHLLEFLRPETRLDVKGQATQYILGLTGTPEGRRLLATRPDCVEALLALTHDPSLAVAKDAYHALINLATEPLAHGALTEGLPGLLSRLLDPGFPLADQVCAVLSNLSREEASCRELFAALQQREAGGGLVPVVDAFCTEGFNAKASLHYLGPLLSNLSQLPEARQFLLDRSRCVVQRLLPYTQYVGSAIRRGGVVGTLRNCCFDHGSHEWLLSEDVDVLPFLLLPLAGPEEIPEDEMERLPLDLQYLPPEKQREPDPDIRKMLLEAIMLLTATKPGRQLVREKGTYVVLRELHQQEADPGVLAACEKLIQVLISDEPEAGMENLLKVEIPADVEEQLQRLDQQEEEEEGKRPGSGSEGLHR; encoded by the exons atgGATGACCAGCAGGCCCAGCATCTTTTGGAGTTCCTCCGGCCAGAGACCCGTTTGGATGTGAAAGGCCAGGCCACCCAGTACATTCTGGGGCTCACAGGCACCCCCGAGGGGAGGCGATTGCTGGCCACGCGGCCGGACTGTGTGGAAGCCTTGCTGGCCCTGACCCACGACCCCTCCCTGGCCGTAGCCAAGGATGCCTACCACGCCCTCATCAACCTGGCCACGGAGCCGCTGGCCCACGGGGCCCTGACGGAAGGGCTGCCGGGCCTGCTCAGCCGCCTGCTGGACCCCGGCTTCCCTCTGGCCGACCAGGTCTGCGCGGTGCTGTCCAACCTGTCGCGGGAAGAAGCCTCGTGCAGGGAGCTCTTTGCCGCCCTGCAGCAGCGCGAGGCCGGCGGGGGCCTGGTGCCGGTGGTGGACGCCTTTTGCACAGAAGGCTTCAACGCCAAGGCGTCGCTGCACTACCTGGGCCCCTTGCTGTcgaacctgagccagctgccggAAGCCCGGCAATTCCTCTTGGACAGATCCAG gtgcgtGGTGCAGAGGCTGCTGCCGTACACCCAGTATGTGGGCTCCGCTATCCGCCGAGGGGGTGTAGTTGGGACGCTCCGGAACTGCTGTTTTGACCACG GGTCCCATGAGTGGCTGCTGAGCGAAGATGTGGACGtgcttcctttcctgctgctgcctctaGCTGGTCCTGAGGAGATCCCCGAGGATGAGATGGAAA GGCTGCCCCTGGATCTGCAGTACTTGCCGCCCGAGAAGCAGCGGGAGCCGGACCCTGACATTCGCAAAATGCTTCTGGAGGCCATCAtgctg CTCACAGCCACGAAGCCAGGGCGGCAGCTGGTGCGAGAGAAAGGCACCTACGTGGTCCTGCGAGAACTGCACCAGCAGGAAGCGGACCCCGGTGTCCTCGCTGCCTGTGAGAAGCTGATCCAG GTCCTGATCAGCGATGAACCTGAGGCTGGGATGGAAAACCTGCTGAAGGTGGAGATCCCGGCGGATGTGGAGGAGCAGCTGCAGCGCCTGGatcagcaggaggaggaggaggagggcaagaGGCCTGGGTCTGGCTCGGAAGGGCTGCACAGATGA